From Macaca mulatta isolate MMU2019108-1 chromosome 1, T2T-MMU8v2.0, whole genome shotgun sequence, the proteins below share one genomic window:
- the LOC100427704 gene encoding olfactory receptor 2AK2: MNVSDVICFDILVSAMKAENQSFGTDFLLVGLFQYGWTNSLLFVVIATIFTVALTGNIMLIHLIRLDTRLHTPMYFLLSQLSIIDLMYITTTVPKMAVNFLSQSKTITFMGCEIQAYVFLALGGTEALLLGFMSYDRYVAICYPLHYPILMSKKICCLMVACAWASGSINAFIHTMYVFQLRFCRSRLINHFFCEIPALMSLVCQDTSHYEYTVLLSGLIILLLPFLAILASYARVLIVVFQMSSGKGQAKAVSTCSSHLIVASLFYATTLATYMKPHSLCSPTRDKVVAVFYTIITPLLNPFIYSLRNKEVTGAMRRLLG; this comes from the coding sequence ATGAACGTTTCAGATGTCATCTGCTTTGATATTTTGGTTTCAGCCATGAAAGCAGAAAATCAAAGTTTTGGGACAGATTTTCTACTTGTTGGTCTTTTCCAATACGGTTGGACAAACTCTCTTCTCTTTGTCGTCATTGCCACCATCTTTACAGTTGCTCTGACAGGAAATATTATGCTGATCCATCTCATTCGATTGGACACCAGACTCCACACTCCAAtgtactttctgctcagtcaGCTGTCCATCATTGACCTCATGTACATCACCACCACCGTGCCCAAGATGGCGGTcaacttcctctcacagagtaaGACCATTACATTTATGGGCTGTGAGATTCAAGCGTATGTGTTCTTAGCCCTTGGTGGAACTGAAGCCCTTCTCCTTGGTTTTATGTCTTACGATCGCTATGTAGCTATCTGTTACCCTTTACATTATCCTATACTTATGAGCAAGAAGATCTGCTGTCTCATGGTTGCATGTGCATGGGCCAGTGGTTCTATCAACGCTTTCATACATACAATGTATGTGTTTCAACTTCGATTCTGTAGGTCTCGGCTCATTAACCACTTTTTCTGTGAAATTCCAGCTCTAATGTCATTGGTGTGTCAAGACACCTCCCATTATGAGTATACAGTCCTCCTGAGTGGACTTATTATCCTACTGCTACCATTCCTGGCCATTCTGGCTTCCTATGCTCGTGTGCTTATTGTGGTATTCCAGATGAGCTCGGGAAAAGGACAGGCAAAAGCTGTTTCCACTTGTTCCTCCCACCTGATTGTGGCAAGTCTGTTCTATGCAACCACTCTCGCTACCTACATGAAGCCACACTCCTTGTGTTCCCCTACACGGGACAAGGTGGTAGCAGTATTTTACACCATTATCACACCCCTACTGAACCCATTTATTTATAGCCTGCGAAATAAGGAAGTCACAGGGGCAATGAGAAGACTGTTGGGATAA